In Mycoplasmopsis maculosa, one genomic interval encodes:
- a CDS encoding RNA polymerase sigma factor, which produces MNNREELLPVVDLISNHFESQKKTKLNQSEIFDYLDSIKVEVNDDSMDDLLDLLIEKGILKDESDFGDIDDVDMSDIADEIPDLELDEEIDLDDEELVDDQPTVKTKDKKSDHDDDLDYSLDSDELDFIKDYEDFDDDSEYSYDDDDYEDTSYDDEDEDEYVEVEEVKEKKSKKENKKEQVTELIELEDFSAEEIDLSAEGSKVKREDLRNKLTETNDIVKWYMRWIGKYGKLLTSEEEQKLAHEMDRGGFRGKRARDKLIKRNLRLVINNAKKYKNRGLSFIDLISEGNSGIIKAVQKYNVNKGFKFSTYATWWIRQAITRAVADQSRTIRVPVHMVETINKITKIERELQQENGEEPTDEQIAEKYGNGYTAEKVRYIRKINIDPISLDKQIGKENDSSFSDFVKDESIISPIDYASHEELNEMLDKILRDTLDEDEYELICKRYGVGTDKEGNKYRIYSLDELAAERDVSKERIRQIENKILRKVKSNPDRGRYLKDFLK; this is translated from the coding sequence ATGAATAATAGAGAAGAATTATTGCCAGTTGTTGATTTAATTTCTAATCATTTTGAAAGTCAAAAGAAAACAAAATTAAATCAGTCTGAAATATTTGATTATTTAGATTCTATAAAAGTTGAAGTTAATGATGATTCTATGGATGATTTGTTAGATTTACTAATAGAAAAAGGTATTTTAAAAGATGAAAGTGATTTTGGTGATATAGATGATGTTGATATGTCAGATATTGCTGATGAAATACCGGATTTAGAATTGGATGAAGAAATAGATCTTGATGATGAAGAACTTGTAGATGATCAACCAACAGTAAAAACAAAAGATAAAAAGTCTGATCATGATGATGATTTAGATTATAGCTTAGATTCAGATGAACTTGATTTTATAAAAGATTATGAAGATTTTGATGATGATTCTGAATATAGTTATGATGATGACGATTATGAAGATACAAGTTATGATGATGAAGATGAAGATGAATATGTTGAAGTAGAAGAAGTAAAAGAAAAAAAATCTAAAAAAGAGAACAAAAAAGAACAAGTTACAGAATTAATTGAACTTGAAGACTTTTCAGCAGAAGAAATTGATTTATCTGCTGAAGGTTCAAAAGTTAAAAGAGAAGATTTAAGAAATAAACTTACTGAAACAAATGATATCGTTAAATGATACATGCGTTGAATTGGTAAATATGGTAAGTTACTAACAAGTGAAGAAGAACAAAAATTAGCTCATGAAATGGATCGGGGCGGATTTAGAGGAAAACGTGCTCGTGATAAATTAATTAAACGTAATTTACGTTTAGTTATAAATAATGCAAAAAAATATAAAAATAGAGGATTAAGTTTCATTGATCTTATTAGTGAAGGAAATTCTGGAATTATTAAAGCTGTTCAAAAATACAATGTTAATAAAGGTTTTAAATTTTCAACATATGCTACATGATGAATTAGACAAGCAATAACTAGAGCTGTAGCTGATCAATCAAGAACAATTCGTGTTCCAGTTCATATGGTTGAAACTATTAATAAAATAACAAAAATTGAAAGAGAACTTCAACAAGAAAATGGTGAAGAACCAACAGATGAGCAAATAGCAGAAAAATACGGAAATGGATATACTGCTGAGAAAGTTAGATATATACGTAAAATTAATATAGATCCTATTTCATTAGATAAACAAATTGGTAAAGAAAATGATTCTTCTTTTAGTGATTTTGTTAAAGATGAATCAATAATAAGCCCAATTGATTACGCTTCTCATGAAGAATTAAATGAAATGTTAGATAAAATTTTAAGAGATACTCTTGATGAAGACGAATATGAATTAATTTGTAAACGTTATGGCGTGGGAACTGACAAAGAAGGCAACAAATATAGAATATATTCTTTAGATGAACTTGCAGCAGAAAGAGATGTTTCAAAGGAAAGAATTAGACAAATAGAAAATAAAATTTTAAGAAAAGTAAAATCAAATCCAGATAGGGGAAGATATCTTAAAGATTTCTTAAAATAA